In Fusarium musae strain F31 chromosome 7, whole genome shotgun sequence, a single window of DNA contains:
- a CDS encoding hypothetical protein (SMCOG1217:NADH:flavin oxidoreductase/NADH oxidase~antiSMASH:Cluster_7.2): MVRDLQLNAGVPGIPFFAPAQDPSTGTAKQLDPNTPTIFRPLKIRDVTLRNRICVSPMCHYSCAATGPQTGVLTPLYHTTIGHYAFRGAALVMLEATGVTPNGRISVNCPGIWNDAQRDALKSLTDFVHSQGGLIGLQLGHAGRKASTLAPWVATRMGQGSARADESQGGWPNDVVGPSGGPDFVWDGKSNQDPKGGFWEPREMSIDEISDLVKSFAKAAERAVWAGVDVLEIHVAHGYLLHQFVSPITNQRKDKYGGSFENRTRLVLEIIQAVRGVIPASMPLFVRISATDWMENTTLGKNRGSWDLPSTIRLAKLLPDLGVDVLDVSSAGNHPQAAHTVFDAGKEQAAMAARVSEELEKAGTVGEITDAFRARDLVQEGNAGCVDLISVGRQFLKEPSWVLKVAQELGVDVAWPQFISRPQITQILTKL, translated from the exons ATGGTTCGCGACTTGCAACTCAACGCTGGTGTGCCAGGCATCCCCTTCTTTGCGCCAGCTCAGGACCCAAGCACAGGCACCGCAAAGCAACTTGACCCAAACACTCCTACAATCTTTCGCCCCCTCAAGATCCGCGACGTCACCCTGCGAAATCGTATCTGTGTGTCCCCCATGTGTCACTACTCATGTGCCGCAACTGGACCGCAGACGGGCGTTCTAACTCCTCTGTACCATACTACCATCGGTCACTATGCCTTCAGGGGCGCGGCGCTGGTCATGCTGGAAGCAACTGGTGTTACACCGAATGGCCGTATCAGCGTCAATTGTCCCGGAATCTGGAACGATGCGCAGAGAGATGCCCTCAAGAGCCTTACGGACTTTGTGCACTCTCAGGGCGGCCTTATAGGGTTGCAGCTTGGCCACGCTGGAAGGAAGGCTAGCACTCTGGCGCCGTGGGTTGCTACTCGTATGGGACAGGGAAGTGCTAGAGCTGATGAATCTCAAGGCGGGTGGCCTAATGACGTTGTTGGGCCATCCGGAGGCCCGGACTTTGTCTGGGATGGAAAGTCTAATCAAGATCCAAAAGGAGGGTTCTGGGAGCCCAGAGAGATGAGCATTGACGAAATCTCCGACTTGGTCAAAAGCTTTGCCAAAGCAGCGGAGAGAGCTGTCTGGGCCGGTGTAGATGTACTGGAGATCCATGTGGCCCACGGTTACCTCCTTCATCAATTCGTCAGTCCTATCACGAATCAGAGGAAGGACAAGTACGGCGGCAGCTTCGAGAACCGCACTCGGCTGGTTCTTGAGATCATCCAAGCAGTTCGAGGTGTTATACCTGCATCCATGCCTCTGTTCGTCCGGATCAGTGCAACCGACTGGATGGAGAACACTACCCTAGGCAAGAATCGAGGAAGTTGGGACCTCCCCAGCACGATCCGCCTCGCAAAGCTTCTTCCTGACCTGGGCGTTGATGTCCTCGACGTCAGCTCCGCGGGCAATCACCCACAAGCCGCTCACACTGTGTTCGATGCCGGAAAAGAGCAAGCTGCCATGGCTGCGAGGGTGAGCGAGGAACTAGAGAAGGCAG GTACTGTTGGTGAGATTACGGATGCTTTTAGGGCTAGAGACTTGGTTCAAGAGGGTAATGCGGGTTGCGTTGACTTGATCTCGGTCGGTAGACAATTCCTGAAAGAGCCGAGTTGGGTTCTGAAGGTCGCTCAGGAATTGGGCGTGGATGTGGCCTGGCCACAGTTTATTTCGCGACCCCAGATAACTCAGATTCTCACAAAGCTCTAA